The Budorcas taxicolor isolate Tak-1 chromosome 5, Takin1.1, whole genome shotgun sequence genome includes a window with the following:
- the ZMIZ1 gene encoding zinc finger MIZ domain-containing protein 1 isoform X4, which translates to MNSMDRHIQQTNDRLQCIKQHLQNPANFHNAATELLDWCGDPRAFQRPFEQSLMGCLTVVSRVAAQQGFDLDLGYRLLAVCAANRDKFTPKSAALLSSWCEELGRLLLLRHQKSRQSDPPGKLPMQPPLNSMSSMKPTLSHSDGSFPYDSVPWQQNTNQPPGSLSVVTTVWGVTNTSQSQVLGNPMANANNPMNPGGNPMASGMTTSNPGLNSPQFAGQQQQFSAKAGPTQPYIQQSMYGRPNYPGSAGFGASYPGGPNAPAGMGVPPHTRPPADFTQPAAAAAAAAVAAAAATATATATATVAALQETQNKDINQYGPVCSSFQMGPTQAYNSQFMNQPGPRGPASMGGSMNPANMAAGMTPSGMSGPPMGMNQPRPPGISPFGTHGQRMPQQTYPGPRPQSLPIQSIKRPYPGEPNYGNQQYGPNSQFPTQPGQYPTPNPPRPLTSPNYPGQRMPSQPSTGQYPPPTVNMGQYYKPEQFNGQNNTFSGSSYSNYSQGNVNRPPRPVPVANYPHSPVPGNPTPPMTPGSSIPPYLSPSQDVKPPFPPDIKPNMSALPPPPANHNDELRLTFPVRDGVVLEPFRLEHNLAVSNHVFHLRPTVHQTLMWRSDLELQFKCYHHEDRQMNTNWPASVQVSVNATPLTIERGDNKTSHKPLHLKHVCQPGRNTIQITVTACCCSHLFVLQLVHRPSVRSVLQGLLKKRLLPAEHCITKIKRNFSSVAASSGNTTLNGEDGVEQTAIKVSLKCPITFRRIQLPARGHDCKHVQCFDLESYLQLNCERGTWRCPVCNKTALLEGLEVDQYMWGILNAIQHSEFEEVTIDPTCSWRPVPIKSDLHIKDDPDGIPSKRFKTMSPSQMIMPNVMEMIAALGPGPSPYPLPPPPGSANSNDYSSQGNNYQGHGNFDFPHGNPGGTSMNDFMHGPPQLSHPPDMPNNMATLEKPLSHPMQETP; encoded by the exons CCCTGCTGTCCTCCTGGTGCGAGGAGCTCGGCCGCCTGCTGCTGCTCCGACATCAGAAGAGCCGACAGAGCGACCCCCCCGGGAAACTCCCCATGCAGCCCCCCCTCAACTCCATGAGCTCCATGAAACCCACTCTGTCGCACAG tGATGGGTCATTCCCCTATGACTCTGTCCCTTGGCAGCAGAACACCAACCAGCCTCCCGGCTCCCTCTCCGTGGTCACCACGGTTTGGGGAGTGACCAACACATCCCAGAGCCAG GTCCTTGGGAACCCTATGGCCAATGccaacaaccccatgaatccAGGCGGCAACCCCATGGCGTCGGGCATGACCACCAGCAACCCCGGCCTCAACTCCCCACAGTTtgctgggcagcagcagcagttctcagCCAAGGCCGGCCCCACTCAGCCCTACATCCAGCAGAGCATGTACGGCCGGCCCAACTACCCCGGCAGCGCAGGCTTCGGGGCCAG TTACCCTGGGGGTCCGAATGCCCCTGCAGGCATGGGTGTCCCTCCACACACCAGGCCGCCTGCTGACTTCACTCAGCCAGCAGCTGCGGCTGCAGCAGCTGCAGTGGCGGCAGCAGCCGCCACGGCCACAGCCACAGCTACGGCCACCGTGGCAGCCTTGCAAGAAACACAGAATAAGGATATAAACCAGTATGGACCG GTCTGTTCCTCTTTCCAGATGGGTCCCACCCAGGCGTATAACAGCCAATTCATGAACCAGCCCGGGCCTCGGGGGCCTGCCTCCATGGGGGGCAGCATGAACCCCGCAAACATGGCGGCTGGCATGACACCCTCGGGGATGAGCGGCCCTCCCATGGGCATGAACCAACCCCGGCCGCCCGGCATCAGCCCCTTTGGCACACACGGGCAGCGGATGCCCCAGCAGACGTACCCGGGCCCCCGGCCCCAGTCCCTTCCCATTCAGAGCATAAAGAGGCCATACCCTGGAGAG CCTAACTATGGAAACCAGCAATACGGACCAAACAGCCAGTTCCCCACCCAGCCAGGCCAGTACCCTACCCCCAACCCCCCGCGGCCGCTCACGTCTCCCAACTACCCCGGGCAGCGGATGCCCAGCCAGCCGAGCACTGGGCAGTACCCGCCCCCCACGGTCAACATGGGGCAGTATTATAAG CCAGAGCAGTTTAATGGACAAAATAACACCTTCTCTGGAAGCAGCTACAGCAACTACAGCCAAGGGAACGTCAATAGG CCTCCCAGGCCGGTTCCTGTGGCAAACTACCCCCACTCACCTGTTCCAGGGAACCCCACGCCCCCCATGACCCCCGGAAGCAGCATCCCCCCATACCTGTCCCCCAGCCAAGACGTGAAGCCGCCCTTCCCGCCTGACATCAAGCCAAATATGAGCGCTCTGCCGCCGCCCCCAG CCAACCACAATGACGAGCTGCGGCTCACGTTCCCCGTGCGGGACGGCGTGGTGCTGGAGCCCTTCCGCCTGGAGCACAACCTGGCCGTCAGCAACCACGTCTTTCACCTGCGGCCCACGGTCCACCAGACGCTGATGTGGAG gtctGACCTGGAGCTGCAGTTCAAGTGCTACCACCACGAGGACCGGCAGATGAACACCAACTGGCCGGCCTCGGTGCAGGTCAGCGTGAACGCCACGCCCCTCACCATCGAGCGCGGGGACAACAAGACATCCCACAAGCCGTTGCACCTCAAGCACGTGTGCCAGCCAGGCCGCAACACCATCCAGATCACCGTCACCGCCTGCTGCTGC TCCCACCTCTTTGTGCTGCAGCTGGTCCACCGGCCCTCTGTGCGCTCCGTGCTGCAAGGCCTCCTCAAGAAGCGACTCCTGCCCGCGGAGCACTGTATCACAAAAA TCAAGCGGAATTTCAGCAGTGTGGCGGCCTCATCGGGCAACACGACCCTCAATGGGGAGGATGGCGTGGAGCAGACAGCCATCAAGGTATCTCTGAAGTGCCCCATCACATTCCGGCGTATCCAGCTGCCTGCTCGAGGCCACGATTGCAAGCATGTCCAG TGCTTTGACTTAGAGTCATACCTGCAGCTGAACTGCGAGAGAGGGACCTGGAGGTGTCCTGTGTGCAA TAAAACCGCTCTGCTGGAGGGCCTGGAGGTGGATCAGTATATGTGGGGCATCCTGAATGCCATCCAACA CTCCGAGTTTGAAGAGGTCACCATTGACCCCACATGCAGCTGGCGGCCAGTGCCCATCAAGTCGGACCTACACATTAAAGATGACCCTGATGGCATCCCCTCCAAGAGGTTCAAGACCATGAGCCCCAGCCAGATGATCATGCCCAATGTCATGGAGATGATTGctgccctgggccctggcccGTCCCCCTATCCACTCCCGCCTCCGCCTGGGAGCGCCAACTCCAATGACTACAGCAGCCAAG GAAACAACTATCAAGGCCATGGCAACTTTGACTTCCCCCACGGGAACCCCGGTGGGACGTCCATGAATGACTTCATGCACGGGCCCCCCCAGCTCTCCCACCCCCCGGACATGCCCAACAACATGGCCACCCTCGAGAAGCCCCTCAGTCACCCCATGCAGGAGACT CCTTAG